From Odontesthes bonariensis isolate fOdoBon6 chromosome 21, fOdoBon6.hap1, whole genome shotgun sequence, a single genomic window includes:
- the mcm5 gene encoding DNA replication licensing factor MCM5: protein MSGFDDPGVYFSDSFGGGEGPGGDEGGLKRTQIKKRFREFLRQFRVGTDRTGFTFKYRDELKRHYTLGEYWVEVEMEDLASFDEDLSDCIYKLPTENLPLLEEAAKEVADEVTRPRPAGEETVQDIQVMVKSDAHHASIRSLKSEQVSRLVKVHGIIISATGVRAKATKVCLQCRGCRAVLNNIPLPPGLQGYALPRKCNSENAGRVKCPVDPYFIIPDRCVCVDFQTLRLQEAPDAVPHGEMPRHLQLYSDRYLCDRVVPGNRVTIMGIYSIKKVAAARPKGKEKGIGVGIRASYLRVVGIQMDTEGAGRGTTGSVTPQEEEELRALAASPNIYNSLAQSIAPSIYGSDDLKKAITCLLFGGSRKRLPDGLTRRGDINLLMLGDPGTAKSQLLKFVERCSPIGVYTSGKGSSAAGLTASVLRDPTTRGFIMEGGAMVLADGGVVCIDEFDKMREDDRVAIHEAMEQQTISIAKAGITTTLNSRCSVLAAANSVFGRWDDTKGEDNIDFMPTILSRFDMIFIIKDQHDHQRDMTLARHVMNVHLSAQTQTEGVEGEIPLATFKKYIAYARVKCGPRLSASAAEKLKNRYVVMRSGAREHEREMDKRASIPITVRQLEAVVRIAESLAKMKLQAVAGEEEVDEALRLFQVSTLDAALSGSLSGVEGFTSQEDQEMISRVEKQLKRRFAIGSQVSEHSIVQDFTKQKYPEHAIYKVLHLMLRRGELQHRMQRKVLYRVK from the exons ATGTCTGGCTTTGACGACCCCGGAGTGTATTTCAGCGACAGCTTCGGAGGTGGAGAGGGGCCCGGCGGGGATGAAGGTGGACTGAAGCGCACCCAGATCAAGAAGCGATTCCGTGAATTCCTCCGCCAGTTCAGAGTGGGGACGGACCGCACCGGCTTCACATTTAAATACAG AGATGAGCTGAAGCGACATTACACCCTGGGGGAGTActgggtggaggtggagatggaggacCTTGCCAGCTTTGACGAGGATCTGTCCGACTGTATTTACAAGCTGCCTACTGAGAACCTGCCATTG CTGGAGGAAGCTGCAAAGGAGGTAGCGGACGAAGTGACTCGTCCCCGGCCCGCGGGGGAGGAGACCGTACAGGACATCCAGGTCATGGTGAAGAGTGACGCGCATCATGCTTCCATTCGCAGCCTCAAG TCGGAGCAGGTGTCTCGTCTGGTGAAGGTCCACGGCATCATCATCTCGGCCACGGGGGTCAGGGCGAAGGCCACCAAGGTGTGCCTTCAGTGTCGCGGCTGCCGTGCCGTCCTCAACAACATCCCTCTGCCTCCGGGCCTGCAGGGTTACGCTCTGCCGCGCAAGTGCAACAG TGAGAATGCCGGCAGAGTGAAGTGTCCCGTGGACCCATACTTCATCATCCCGGACCGCTGCGTTTGTGTGGACTTCCAGACGCTCCGCCTGCAGGAGGCTCCGGATGCTGTGCCACACGGGGAGATGCCCCGTCACCTGCAGCTCTACAGCGACAG GTATCTGTGTGACCGTGTGGTGCCTGGCAACAGGGTGACCATCATGGGTATCTACTCTATCAAAAAGGTGGCCGCTGCAAGGCCCAAAGGCAAAGAAAAGGGCATCGGTGTGGGAATTCGTGCATCTTACCTGCGAGTGGTCGGCATCCAGATGGACACCGAAGGAGCAG GTCGTGGCACTACTGGATCCGTGACTcctcaggaggaagaggagttgAGAGCTCTTGCTGCTTCTCCTAACATCTACAACTCTCtggcgcagtcgatagctccttCCATCTACGGCAGCGACGATCTGAAAAAGGCCATTACATGTCTGCTCTTTGGAGGTTCGAGAAAGAG GCTCCCTGATGGACTCACTCGTAGGGGCGACATCAACCTGCTGATGCTCGGAGATCCCGGTACAGCCAAGTCTCAGCTGCTTAAGTTTGTGGAGAGATGCTCGCCTATCGGG GTTTACACCTCAGGAAAGGGCAGCAGCGCAGCTGGTCTGACTGCCTCCGTGCTCAGGGACCCCACTACTCGTGGATTCATCATGGAGGGAGGAGCCATGGTGCTGGCGGATGGGGGAGTAGTATGCATTGACGAGTTTGACAAG aTGAGAGAGGATGACAGAGTGGCAATCCACGAGGCCATGGAGCAGCAGACCATCTCCATAGCTAAG GCTGGCATCACCACCACCCTGAACTCTCGCTGCTCCGTTCTGGCTGCGGCCAACTCTGTGTTTGGCCGCTGGGACGACACAAAGGGGGAGGACAACATCGACTTCATGCCCACCATCTTGTCCCGCTTCGATATGATCTTCATCATCAAAGACCAGCATGACCATCAGAGGGACATG ACGCTGGCCCGCCATGTCATGAACGTTCACCTGAGCGCTCAGACGCAGACTGAGGGCGTCGAGGGAGAGATTCCATTGGCTACGTTTAAGAAGTACATCGCCTACGCCAGAGT TAAATGTGGCCCTCGGCTCTCTGCGTCGGCCGCTGAGAAGCTGAAGAACAGATACGTGGTGATGAGGAGCGGCGCACGAGAGCACGAAAGGGAGATGGACAAAAGAGCCTCCATCCCCATCACCGTCAG GCAGCTGGAGGCTGTGGTACGCATCGCAGAGTCCCTTGCTAAGATGAAGTTGCAGGCTGTGGCTGGAGAAGAAGAGGTGGACGAGGCCCTCAGACTCTTCCAGGTGTCCACACTGGACGCTGCGCTCTCTGGAAGCCtctcag GAGTGGAGGGCTTCACTTCTCAGGAAGACCAGGAGATGATCTCCCGCGTCGAGAAGCAGCTTAAGAGACGCTTTGCTATCGGCTCCCAGGTGTCCGAGCACAGCATCGTCCAGGACTTCACCAAGCAG AAGTATCCAGAGCACGCCATCTACAAAGTCCTCCACCTGATGTTAAGGAGGGGGGAGCTTCAGCATCGCATGCAGAGGAAAGTCCTCTACAGAGTCAAGTAG
- the hmox1a gene encoding heme oxygenase 1a: METKKSARKNDTGDAGSDLSELIKAATKDNHVRAENTQLMLSYQKGQITLPQYKVLLCSLYEIYKALEEEMDRNSSHPAVAPIYFPQELARLDSLERDLEYFLGLNWKKRVIVPAATHRYEQRLRKIGKSNPELLVAHAYTRYLGDLSGGQVLGKITQKSLGLSSKEGLSFFTFPGVTSPNRFKQLYRSRMNSIELTEREKAAVLEEAVSAFELNIQVFDDLQKMLSVTAEAADQSKSSVPAAGSPIMKFTVGLCLALATIGVGIYAL; this comes from the exons ATGGAGACCAAGAAGAGCGCAAGGAAAAACGATACGGGGGACGCTGGCAG TGATTTATCCGAGCTGATTAAAGCCGCCACTAAGGACAACCACGTCAGAGctgaaaacacacaactgatgcTGAGTTACCAGAAGGGACAGATCACACTGCCACAGTACAAA GTCCTGCTTTGCTCCCTCTACGAGATCTACAAGGCTCTAGAAGAGGAGATGGACAGAAATTCTTCCCATccagctgttgcaccgatataCTTCCCTCAGGAACTTGCCCGCCTGGATTCACTGGAAAGAGATCTGGAGTATTTTTTGGGTTTAAACTGGAAGAAGAGAGTGATCGTCCCTGCAGCCACACACAGATATGAACAGAGGCTACGAAAG attGGCAAATCGAACCCAGAGCTGCTCGTCGCCCACGCTTACACTCGCTACCTCGGTGATCTATCAGGCGGGCAAGTACTGGGAAAAATTACCCAGAAATCTCTGGGGCTGAGCAGCAAAGAGGGGCTGTCATTTTTCACCTTCCCTGGTGTGACCAGCCCCAACCGCTTCAAGCAGCTGTACAGGAGCCGGATGAACAGCATCGAGCTGACGGAGCGGGAGAAGGCGGCCGTGCTGGAGGAGGCCGTGTCGGCCTTCGAGCTGAACATCCAG GTTTTTGATGATTTGCAGAAAATGTTGAGCGTCACAGCAGAAGCAGCGGACCAATCAAAGAGCAGCGTCCCAGCTGCCGGGTCACCCATCATGAAGTTCACCGTGGGACTGTGTCTCGCACTGGCCACGATTGGAGTGGGAATCTACGCCTTGTAG